The genomic region TACTGCCGCCCGGATCGGCCGCCGCCGCCACGAGCAGGTCGACGTACTGCCGCTGCCCGCCCTCCCGCCAGGGCGGCACCAGGCTGTTGCGGGCCACCTGGTTGGCGATCGTGCCGCCGTGGTCGCGGCGGACCAGGTGCAGGCACAGGTCCACCCCGGCGGCCACGCCCCCGGAGGTGAGCACATCGCCGTCGTCCACGTACAGCACGTCCGGGTCCAGCCGGACCTGCGGGAACCGGCGGGCGAACTCCTCGGTGTGCCGCCAGTGGGTGGTGGCCGGGCGCCCGTCCAGCAGCCCGGCGGCGGCCAGCACGAAGGCCCCGGTGCAGATCGACACCACCCGGGCGCCGGGCCTGATCCGGGCCAGCGCGGCGGTCAGCTCCGGCGGCAGCTCCCCGCTCGGATAGCGCTCCTGCAGACCACGGGCGGCCGGCAGCACCACGGTGTCCGCCCGCTCGAGGAGTTCGGGGCCGTGGTCCACCGCGATCCGGAAGTCGGTGCT from Kitasatospora azatica KCTC 9699 harbors:
- a CDS encoding GlxA family transcriptional regulator, encoding MTAPQAPHRVAVLALDGVIAFELGIPSRIFESARAADGAALYQVATCTVDGGPVATSTDFRIAVDHGPELLERADTVVLPAARGLQERYPSGELPPELTAALARIRPGARVVSICTGAFVLAAAGLLDGRPATTHWRHTEEFARRFPQVRLDPDVLYVDDGDVLTSGGVAAGVDLCLHLVRRDHGGTIANQVARNSLVPPWREGGQRQYVDLLVAAAADPGGSTGAVREWALGHLAEPLTLHQLADRAGMSVRTFTRRFREETGSSPGQWLTVQRTERARELLERTELSIDQVARESGFGTAASLRLQLRGRLDLPPSAYRRTFRSAG